A single genomic interval of Candidatus Jordarchaeales archaeon harbors:
- a CDS encoding DUF2804 domain-containing protein — MQLEIVEPGELLDVDGRLRVRGWARRPILRYERGRVRAPWCRIKEWDYYCVLCSRYGFALTCADLGYLGLVSAVWLDFEEGGFHQESRMVLLPRGRMGLPESSGEGDVVYEDGRVSLRFLKRGVERRLIVEWPGFMNGGGLSVNVGLSEDPGADSMVIVVPFKNPRQFYYNRKVNCMPAEGVVVVNGEVKQFGGRDCFGVLDWGRGVWPYKCEWYWGSLSTRLEDGRVFGFNIGYGFGDTSAATENIVFVDGRGHKLDQVTFHFDRKDYLKPWTFTSNDGRFEMTMEPILDRCSKTNLLVLKSVQHQVFGKFTGRVILDDGSEVRVRDAVGFAEYVVNRW; from the coding sequence TTGCAGTTGGAGATTGTTGAGCCTGGTGAGCTTCTCGATGTTGATGGTCGGCTGAGGGTGCGTGGCTGGGCTCGCCGCCCTATTCTTCGTTATGAGAGGGGTAGGGTTCGCGCTCCGTGGTGTAGGATAAAGGAGTGGGATTACTACTGTGTGCTCTGTTCAAGGTACGGTTTTGCTTTGACTTGCGCTGACCTAGGTTATTTGGGTTTGGTTTCGGCTGTTTGGCTTGACTTCGAGGAGGGGGGCTTTCACCAGGAGAGTAGGATGGTTCTTCTTCCTCGTGGTAGGATGGGGCTTCCAGAGAGCTCTGGGGAGGGTGATGTGGTTTATGAGGACGGGCGTGTGAGTTTGAGGTTTCTTAAAAGGGGGGTGGAGAGGAGACTGATTGTTGAGTGGCCGGGCTTCATGAACGGTGGTGGCTTGAGCGTTAATGTTGGGCTCAGCGAGGATCCAGGAGCAGACAGCATGGTGATTGTTGTTCCCTTCAAGAATCCGAGGCAATTCTACTATAATAGGAAGGTTAACTGTATGCCCGCTGAGGGTGTCGTCGTGGTGAATGGTGAAGTGAAACAGTTCGGTGGGCGAGACTGCTTCGGTGTCCTTGACTGGGGTCGGGGCGTGTGGCCCTACAAGTGTGAGTGGTATTGGGGTTCCCTTTCGACTAGGCTTGAGGATGGAAGGGTTTTCGGGTTCAACATTGGTTACGGATTTGGGGACACGTCAGCGGCGACCGAGAACATCGTGTTCGTGGATGGAAGGGGGCATAAGCTTGACCAGGTGACGTTCCACTTCGACAGAAAGGATTACTTGAAGCCCTGGACTTTCACGAGCAACGACGGAAGATTCGAGATGACCATGGAACCCATACTTGACAGGTGCTCTAAAACGAACCTCCTGGTGCTCAAGAGTGTGCAGCACCAGGTTTTCGGAAAGTTCACGGGGCGAGTAATTCTGGACGACGGCTCAGAAGTGAGGGTGAGGGACGCGGTGGGCTTTGCAGAGTACGTCGTAAACAGGTGGTGA